The proteins below are encoded in one region of Casimicrobium huifangae:
- a CDS encoding THUMP domain-containing class I SAM-dependent RNA methyltransferase, giving the protein MAIPPKPPGPRKPLSLPQRPPQAQPAPLPQPPKRPPPPQSPQRPQSLQHAPRPAGPRAGTLSVHAKPVPDRAQRFFAPCPRGLEQVLADELATLGAAQVSPTDGGVGFSGPFTLGYRVCLWSRIASRVLWQLAESEYRHEEEIYRLARNIDWPHLFSARETIRVQVDAIRSPLTSLEFVTLRVKDAIVDRFRAAMASRPSVNTSMPDMRIHVFLTAYKATVYLDLAGEALFKRGYRREGLLAPLRENLAAGMLALKGWTGQMPLFDPMCGSGTILTEAAMIAMHVAPGAQRAFAFEKLRNYDEAAFKQMREEAAQGVTPLAAGLLFGNDRSEDAIATTRRHLQNIGGEATAAAVTLTNEAMETLPAPVAALSSGLLLTNPPYGERLNELAELKAWYPAVGAWLKRTMAGWRACFITADRDLPSGIGFKPSKRTPLFNGALDCRLFEFELYAGTRRTDRVVEGDVETHHRR; this is encoded by the coding sequence ATGGCCATTCCGCCCAAACCGCCTGGCCCACGGAAGCCACTGTCGCTGCCGCAGCGACCGCCGCAGGCGCAGCCAGCACCGTTGCCGCAGCCGCCGAAACGGCCGCCGCCGCCCCAATCGCCGCAACGCCCGCAGTCGCTGCAGCATGCGCCGCGCCCGGCCGGGCCGCGCGCTGGCACGCTGTCGGTCCACGCCAAACCGGTTCCTGACCGCGCACAGCGATTCTTCGCGCCGTGCCCACGCGGGCTGGAGCAAGTGCTCGCCGATGAGCTTGCCACGCTTGGCGCTGCGCAGGTGTCACCCACCGACGGTGGCGTCGGCTTCAGCGGGCCGTTCACGCTGGGATACCGCGTCTGCCTCTGGAGCCGCATCGCCAGCCGCGTGCTGTGGCAATTGGCCGAGAGCGAGTACCGGCACGAGGAAGAGATTTACCGGCTGGCGCGCAATATCGACTGGCCGCACCTGTTCTCGGCACGCGAGACGATCCGTGTGCAGGTGGACGCCATCCGCTCGCCGCTCACCAGCCTTGAGTTCGTCACGCTGCGCGTGAAGGACGCGATTGTCGACCGCTTCCGCGCCGCGATGGCCTCGCGCCCGTCGGTGAATACCAGCATGCCCGACATGCGCATCCACGTGTTCCTCACCGCGTACAAGGCCACGGTGTACCTTGACCTCGCAGGTGAGGCGCTGTTCAAGCGCGGCTACCGGCGTGAGGGCCTGCTGGCTCCGCTGCGTGAGAACCTCGCCGCCGGGATGCTGGCGCTCAAGGGCTGGACGGGGCAGATGCCGCTGTTCGACCCGATGTGCGGCAGCGGCACCATCCTCACCGAGGCCGCGATGATCGCCATGCACGTCGCGCCCGGCGCCCAGCGCGCCTTCGCCTTCGAAAAGCTGCGTAACTACGACGAAGCCGCGTTCAAACAAATGCGCGAGGAGGCTGCTCAAGGTGTCACGCCGCTCGCCGCCGGCCTGCTGTTTGGCAATGATCGCAGTGAGGACGCCATCGCCACCACGCGCCGCCACCTGCAGAACATCGGCGGCGAAGCCACCGCCGCTGCCGTCACGCTCACCAATGAGGCGATGGAGACGCTGCCCGCGCCCGTCGCCGCGCTCTCCAGCGGCCTGCTGCTCACCAACCCGCCCTACGGCGAGCGGCTGAACGAGCTCGCCGAGCTGAAGGCGTGGTACCCGGCCGTCGGCGCATGGCTCAAGCGCACCATGGCAGGCTGGCGCGCCTGCTTCATCACGGCTGACCGCGACTTGCCCAGCGGCATCGGCTTCAAGCCATCCAAACGCACGCCGCTATTCAACGGCGCGCTGGATTGCCGGTTGTTTGAGTTTGAGTTGTATGCAGGGACGCGGCGGACGGATCGGGTGGTGGAGGGAGACGTAGAGACGCACCACCGGCGGTAG
- a CDS encoding nucleotidyltransferase family protein, whose product MRPSEALTIHRDAIRDIALRHRVTNVRVFGSVLRGEDTDDSDLDLLVEPTSETTMMDIARLQLEVARALQVAVDVLTPRALPDKFREQVIREARAL is encoded by the coding sequence ATGCGCCCGTCGGAAGCTTTGACCATTCACCGCGATGCGATTCGCGATATCGCCTTGCGTCATCGCGTTACCAACGTGCGCGTGTTTGGTTCGGTGCTGCGCGGCGAAGATACAGACGATAGCGACCTCGACTTATTGGTCGAGCCAACCAGCGAAACGACGATGATGGACATCGCGCGACTGCAGCTTGAAGTCGCGCGGGCGCTTCAGGTCGCCGTTGACGTGCTCACGCCGCGCGCCTTGCCGGACAAGTTCCGTGAGCAAGTGATTCGTGAAGCGCGCGCTTTATGA
- a CDS encoding BRCT domain-containing protein produces MASEKVTRILKAKSPFTAQEIAAMTDAQGWAWIYANAKPRKEKLSQICFTGFSAADKTELAALAQAANLETVGSVTKNLAFLCAGENAGPAKLEKAREQGNHILNKEQFLHLLETGEVLQ; encoded by the coding sequence ATGGCAAGTGAAAAGGTTACCCGCATCCTGAAAGCAAAAAGCCCGTTCACGGCGCAAGAGATTGCTGCAATGACAGATGCTCAGGGGTGGGCTTGGATCTATGCCAATGCGAAGCCTCGGAAAGAAAAACTGAGTCAAATCTGCTTCACAGGCTTCTCAGCGGCAGACAAGACGGAACTTGCAGCACTCGCACAGGCTGCGAACCTTGAGACTGTCGGCTCAGTGACGAAGAACTTGGCGTTCCTATGCGCAGGAGAGAATGCCGGTCCCGCAAAGCTTGAAAAGGCCCGCGAGCAGGGCAATCACATCCTCAATAAAGAGCAATTCCTTCATCTGCTTGAAACAGGCGAGGTACTCCAATGA
- a CDS encoding IS5 family transposase: MKQQTLAAAADQGAGFEQYRRATKRDVFLATMEQIVPWSELCAVIEPHYPKPGNGRPPVGLERMLRMYFVQHWFNLADEACEEALLDSTALRRFVGIDLGRERVPDGTTLLKFRRLLEQHKLGEQLFATVGRLLQEQGLKVGTGTIVDATIIGAPSSTKNAEKARDPEMHQTKKGQQWYFGMKMHIGVDSRTGLTHSAVVTAANVHDKHPLPELLHGAEQRVYGDSAYASQKELIESKAPKARDFTNQRMRRGGEIDEVARAKNRNKSKVRARVEHVFAVVKRLWGFTKVRYRGLAKNATRSFVALGLANIYLARKRLMA; the protein is encoded by the coding sequence ATGAAGCAACAGACTCTAGCTGCAGCGGCCGATCAAGGTGCCGGATTTGAACAGTACCGGCGCGCAACCAAGCGCGACGTGTTCCTCGCGACGATGGAGCAGATCGTGCCGTGGTCCGAACTGTGCGCCGTCATTGAGCCGCACTATCCCAAGCCTGGCAATGGTCGCCCGCCGGTGGGGCTGGAACGCATGCTGCGCATGTACTTTGTGCAGCACTGGTTCAACCTTGCGGACGAGGCCTGCGAGGAGGCATTGCTGGACAGCACGGCACTGCGCCGCTTCGTGGGTATTGACCTTGGCCGTGAGCGCGTGCCCGATGGCACCACGCTGTTGAAGTTCCGCCGTCTTCTGGAGCAGCACAAGCTGGGCGAACAATTGTTCGCCACGGTCGGTCGGCTACTGCAGGAGCAGGGGCTGAAGGTAGGCACGGGCACGATCGTGGATGCCACCATCATCGGCGCACCGAGTTCGACGAAGAACGCCGAGAAGGCGCGTGACCCCGAGATGCACCAGACGAAGAAGGGCCAGCAGTGGTACTTCGGCATGAAGATGCACATCGGAGTGGACAGCCGCACGGGGCTGACGCACAGCGCGGTGGTGACCGCGGCGAACGTGCACGACAAGCACCCGTTGCCTGAGCTGCTGCACGGAGCGGAGCAGCGCGTGTACGGCGACAGTGCCTATGCCAGTCAGAAGGAGTTGATCGAGTCGAAGGCCCCCAAAGCCCGGGACTTCACCAATCAGCGCATGCGCAGAGGCGGCGAGATAGACGAAGTCGCGCGGGCGAAGAACCGCAATAAGTCCAAGGTGCGAGCCCGAGTGGAGCACGTGTTCGCGGTGGTCAAGCGGCTGTGGGGTTTCACCAAGGTGCGCTACCGCGGCCTGGCGAAGAACGCCACGCGCTCGTTTGTGGCGCTGGGGCTGGCCAACATCTACCTGGCGCGCAAGCGCCTGATGGCATGA
- a CDS encoding DUF3460 family protein, which produces MAGYVSEFTQFITELKAAKPQLEAEQRKGRAIWWDKQPLDVKERSEQDAARVPQKPYPYATN; this is translated from the coding sequence ATGGCCGGCTACGTTTCTGAATTCACCCAGTTCATCACCGAGCTCAAGGCGGCGAAGCCGCAGCTTGAGGCTGAGCAGCGCAAGGGCCGCGCGATCTGGTGGGACAAGCAGCCGCTGGACGTGAAAGAGCGCAGCGAGCAGGACGCCGCCCGCGTGCCGCAGAAGCCTTATCCGTACGCGACCAACTAG
- a CDS encoding tRNA threonylcarbamoyladenosine dehydratase: MSSTATPPASPGAASAAECAVGDPLAASGDSDDRRFGGIARLYGTAGFARIRAAHGVVVGIGGVGSWAAEALARSGVGRLTLIDLDVVAESNLNRQAHATLANLGRNKVDAMQERVASFAPDCAVTLVDDFVTPDNVAALIPADASFVIDAIDQVRAKAALVAHCVARRLPVLVCGGAGGKTDASRLTTSDLALTAHDALLSKLRATLRREYAFPRGDKKFRVTAIYSTEPQAGAPADGAAGLACAGYGSAMHMTASMGLLAAGVALTATATSGT; this comes from the coding sequence ATGAGCTCCACCGCCACTCCGCCAGCCTCACCCGGCGCCGCCAGTGCCGCCGAATGCGCGGTGGGTGACCCGCTCGCGGCAAGCGGCGACAGTGATGACCGCCGCTTTGGCGGCATAGCGCGCCTTTACGGCACGGCGGGGTTCGCGCGCATCCGCGCAGCGCATGGCGTGGTGGTGGGCATTGGCGGCGTGGGCTCGTGGGCGGCGGAGGCGCTGGCGCGCTCCGGCGTGGGGCGGTTGACGCTGATTGATCTGGACGTGGTGGCCGAGTCGAACCTGAACCGCCAGGCGCACGCCACGCTCGCCAACCTCGGGCGCAACAAGGTGGATGCGATGCAGGAGCGCGTTGCCAGTTTTGCGCCAGATTGCGCGGTGACGCTCGTCGACGATTTTGTGACGCCGGACAACGTGGCGGCGCTGATCCCGGCGGATGCCAGCTTCGTCATCGACGCCATCGACCAGGTGCGCGCCAAGGCGGCGCTGGTGGCGCATTGCGTGGCGCGCAGGCTGCCGGTGCTGGTGTGCGGCGGTGCTGGCGGCAAGACCGATGCCTCGCGGCTGACCACCAGCGACCTCGCGCTGACGGCGCACGACGCGCTGCTCTCGAAGCTGCGCGCCACGCTGCGGCGCGAATACGCCTTCCCGCGCGGCGACAAAAAGTTTCGCGTCACCGCGATCTACAGCACCGAGCCGCAGGCGGGCGCGCCCGCAGACGGCGCCGCCGGGCTCGCCTGCGCTGGCTACGGCTCCGCGATGCACATGACGGCGAGCATGGGGCTGCTGGCAGCGGGCGTGGCGTTGACTGCGACGGCAACCAGCGGTACGTGA
- the bla gene encoding class A beta-lactamase — protein sequence MDINQRNRRQILFATIATLLSARVPASDAPGSRSIAASELATLERKAGGRLGVAILDTGTGRYTGHRLAERFAMCSTFKLPLAAIILREVDRGNLRLDQFVPYSKRDIVAHAPITSRQLADGGMSIEALARAAQMESDNVAANLLLSLIGGPAGFTSTLRSLGDSTTRLDRTEPSLNLVTPGDLRDTTTPAAMCQTIAHMLTANWLKPASHDLLVSWMMATETGLKRVRAGFPQGWRSGDKTGTGMAPNMHDKYNDVAIVWPTGKAAVVVSAFYEGPMVSKRMRDEDQAVLAEAGRIAAAWLQGRKQ from the coding sequence ATGGATATCAACCAGCGCAACCGGCGACAAATTCTCTTCGCAACGATCGCAACGCTCCTTTCGGCACGCGTGCCCGCCAGCGACGCCCCCGGATCGAGAAGCATCGCTGCGTCGGAGCTGGCCACACTCGAGCGCAAGGCTGGAGGCCGTCTCGGTGTCGCCATTTTGGATACGGGCACCGGGCGGTACACCGGCCATCGCCTGGCGGAGCGATTCGCGATGTGTTCGACCTTCAAGTTGCCGCTGGCGGCAATCATCCTCCGCGAGGTCGATCGCGGCAATTTGCGACTCGATCAGTTCGTGCCATACAGCAAGCGTGACATCGTGGCGCACGCCCCGATCACCAGCCGCCAACTCGCCGACGGCGGCATGTCCATCGAGGCACTCGCGCGTGCTGCGCAAATGGAAAGTGACAACGTCGCAGCCAACCTGCTGCTGTCGCTCATCGGAGGGCCGGCAGGGTTTACGTCCACCCTGCGCTCCCTCGGCGACAGCACCACCCGCCTTGACCGTACCGAGCCGAGTCTGAACCTGGTGACGCCGGGTGACCTGCGCGACACCACGACGCCGGCTGCCATGTGTCAAACCATTGCCCACATGCTGACCGCGAATTGGCTCAAGCCGGCGTCTCACGATCTGCTGGTGTCGTGGATGATGGCAACGGAGACCGGCCTGAAGCGCGTGCGCGCCGGATTCCCTCAAGGCTGGCGCTCTGGCGACAAAACCGGCACGGGGATGGCGCCAAACATGCACGACAAGTACAACGACGTCGCCATTGTCTGGCCCACCGGAAAGGCCGCAGTCGTCGTCTCGGCGTTTTACGAAGGGCCGATGGTGAGCAAAAGGATGCGCGATGAAGATCAGGCGGTGTTGGCTGAGGCGGGCCGGATCGCAGCGGCGTGGTTACAAGGCCGCAAGCAGTAA